From Micromonas commoda chromosome 3, complete sequence, a single genomic window includes:
- a CDS encoding predicted protein has product MNRAPRDLLAAVYLTFGRCAERHEVGSELVVGGATVGASIAEAAGVSKQTVARMNDELGDLGDVAVALKRRQVTLAKPKPLTVRRVLETLRAIASEKGAGSAGRKKDRVLGLMRAAREGEIRWLTRTLIRNMRIGANKISVLHALASAAETHHSRRDGNASEGEAKLGVTPAMAAVQRAYSLCPSVDVLVPALVEGGVPNAVRSCTMRPFTPVKPMLASITAGAADAVTRIVCKREEDEESGKTFLVEYKYDGVRAQIHVAPSDGGGDDWAVKIFSRNCEDRTAAFPDVANIVLEGAKGGSGMVVDPHTGRGGGGLILDAEVVGIDRSTGRLRAFQDLASRPRGGVNEAELAARTAVDVVVFAFDLVLELARSAEVDAPTVREPNALGSDDDDRYDDRLLPAIETVRAFMLESLDAACEGVMLKRLDGDKSRYSPSKRSDCWLKLKKDYCENLRDSLDLVPIGAWFGQGRKAGWYSPFLLAVYDPETETYQSMCRCMSGFTDEFYRTRRENFGKPPSLVESGVKPPVYDTLEQPDVWFNPTEVWEIRGADLTLSPKHRAAAGARHEERGISLRFPRFIRVRDDKNVEDASGPEEVARLFDAQQSRYDGQGESATRRLAEQAALDAEAEKDEGDSDEDDDGGDREAVLDGDEEER; this is encoded by the exons ATgaaccgcgcgccgcgggattTATTAGCGGCGGTGTACCTCACGTTCGGCAGGTGCGCGGAGAGGCACGAGGTGGGCAGCGAGCTCGtggtgggcggcgcgacggtgggcgcatcgatcgcggaggcggcgggggtgtcCAAACAGACGGTGGCGCGCATgaacgacgagctcggggacctgggcgacgtcgccgtcgcgttgaAGCGACGGCAGGTGACGTTGGCCAAGCCCAAGCCGCTCACCGTGCGGAGGGTGCTGGAGACGCTCAGGGCGATCGCGAGCGAGAAGGGCGCCGGAAGCGCCGGTCGGAAGAAGGACCGCGTGCTCGGGCTCATgcgagccgcgagggagggcgAGATCAGGTGGCTCACCAGGACCTTGATACGCAACATGAGGATCGGAGCGAACAAGATCAGCGtgctccacgcgctcgcgtccgcggccgaGACGCATCACTCGAGAAGGGACGGGAACGCGTCTG AGGGCGAAGCCAAGCTCGGGGTGACGCCtgcgatggcggcggtgcagCGCGCGTACAGCCTGTGTCCGTCCGTGGACGTGCTCGTGCCCGCATTGGTCGAGGGCGGTGTACCTAACGCCGTGAGGTCGTGTACCATGCGGCCGTTCACGCCCGTCAAGCCCATGCTGGCGTCGATCACGGCTGGCGCCGCAGACGCCGTTACGAGGATAGTTTgcaagcgcgaggaggacgaggagtcCGGGAAGACGTTCCTCGTCGAGTACAAGTACGACGGGGTCCGGGCTCAGATCCACGTCGCACCCtcagacggcggcggcgacgattgGGCGGTGAAAATATTCTCGAGGAACTGCGAGGACAGAACCGCCGCCTtccccgacgtcgcgaacATCGTCCTCGAGGGAGCCAAGGGCGGATCGGGGATGGTAGTCGACCCTCACACCGGtcgggggggcggggggttgatcctggacgcggaggtggtgGGTATCGACCGCTCCACAGGTCGCCTGAGGGCCTTCCAGGACCTGGCATCGCGCCCCAGGGGCGGCGTGAACgaagccgagctcgcggcgaggacagccgtcgatgtcgtcgtgtTTGCGTTTGATCTCGT GTTGGAgctggcgaggagcgcggaggTTGACGCGCCAACCGTAAGGGAGCCAAACGCCCTCGggtcggacgacgacgaccgttacgacgaccgttTACTGCCCGCCATCGAGACCGTGCGCGCGTTCATGCTCGagtccctcgacgccgcgtgcgagggCGTGATGCTCAAGCGGCTGGACGGCGACAAGAGCCGGTACTCGCCGAGCAAGCGCTCGGACTGCTGGTTGAAACTCAAGAAGGATTACTGCGAGAACCTGAGGGATTCGCTCGACCTCGTGCCCATAGGGGCGTGGTTCGGCCAGGGTCGCAAGGCTGGGTGGTACTCCCCGTTTTTGCTCGCGGTGTACGACCCCGAGACGGAGACGTACCAGAGCATGTGTCGGTGCATGAGCGGGTTCACCGACGAGTTTTACAGGACCCGACGCGAGAACTTTGGCAAGCCGCCGTCTCTCGTCGAGTCCGGCGTTAAACCCCCCGTGTACGACACTCTCGAGCAACCCGACGTTTGGTTCAACCCGACGGAGGTGTGGGAGATTCGCGGCGCGGATCTGACGCTATCGCCgaagcaccgcgccgccgcgggcgcgaggcacgAGGAGAGGGGGATCAGCCTCAGATTTCCGCGGTTCATCCGCGTCAGGGACGACAAGAACGtggaggacgcgagcggaCCGGAAGAGGTGGCGCGGTTGTTTGACGCGCAACAGTCGAGGTACGATGGTCAGGGCGAATCCGCCACGCGTCGACtggcggagcaggcggcgctcgacgccgaggctgagaaggatGAAGGGGATAGcgatgaagacgacgacggaggcgaccgAGAAGCggtgctcgacggcgacgaggaggagaggtAA
- a CDS encoding predicted protein, with the protein MGEKRQGDIEDDGDDAKRLKPDDEVNGDGSEEDEDGDDETGSDEDEDEDEDDEEGDTDGDSEEEEELDLVMREDGRVHAPAVDYLELDTFRTFPDLVQGLDQDAKLHARILADCRRVFTARSVKKNAGGGAKQQYSSGETFWIAAQDEPRCALEHLAQQIFHLHVTDAARRWEDECEGDPDAPPPFDPARSGAEWWTQVIDPTHDAIGLHWDKDYALEHNDLNVHPHVGTVTYFANEGAPTLFVRATTPVYYGQPVTGPFGPRCGVSPDDMADPPGGTGVYLSWPRRGKHASFDGKWLHGAPGELAECRDEEDCEDGEEKGGEENGDKGNTGNKGKAVGAGNGEGKGPRVTFLVNVWLNHVPSTAAPCPEDVVKDLSTEPYLPEIENPDDVDEDPPAMFSVMGNYDTVFKEMSWEFEHDGRTHALRVYDIPKRWVSREAGGGG; encoded by the coding sequence ATGGGTGAGAAGCGCCAAGGAGAtatcgaggacgacggcgacgacgccaagcgTCTCAAgccggacgacgaggtcaaTGGCGACGggtcggaggaggacgaggacggggacgacgagacgggatccgatgaggacgaggacgaggacgaggacgacgaggaaggggacaccgacggcgactccgaagaggaggaagagCTGGACCTGGTGATGCGAGAGGACGGTAGAGTGCACGCTCCCGCGGTCGACtacctcgagctcgacacGTTCCGGACGTTCCCCGACCTCGTCCAGGGGCTGGACCAGGATGCGAAGCTGCAcgcgcgcatcctcgccgactgCCGGAGGGTCTTCACCGCCAGGAGCGTCAAGAagaacgccggcggcggcgccaagcaGCAGTACAGCTCCGGGGAGACGTTCTGGATCGCCGCCCAGGACGAGCCGAGGTGCGCGCTGGAGCACCTCGCGCAGCAGATATTCCACCTGCACgtcacggacgcggcgaggcgctgggAGGATGAGTGCGAGGGagacccggacgcgccgcccccgttcgacccggcgcgatcgggcGCGGAGTGGTGGACGCAGGTCATCGATCCGACGCACGACGCCATCGGACTGCACTGGGACAAGGACTACGCCCTGGAGCACAACGACCTCAACGTGCACCCGCACGTGGGAACGGTGACCTACTTCGCAAACGAGGGCGCGCCCACTTTGTTTgtccgcgcgacgacgccggtgtACTACGGGCAGCCGGTGACCGGGCCGTTCGGACCGAGGTGCGGGGTTAGCCCGGACGACATGGCGGACCCgccgggcgggacgggcgtGTACCTGTCGTGGCCGAGAAGAGGGAAGCACGCGTCGTTTGACGGTAAGTGGCTgcacggcgcgcccggcgaacTCGCGGAGTGTCGCGACGAAGAAGActgcgaggacggcgaggaaaaAGGGGGCGAGGAAAATGGGGACAAAGGTAACACAGGGAACAAAGGGAAGGCGGTCGGGGCCGGGAACGGCGAGGGTAAGGGTCCGAGGGTGACGTTTTTGGTGAACGTGTGGCTCAACCACGTCccttccaccgccgcgccgtgcccgGAGGACGTCGTGAAGGACCTGTCCACGGAGCCGTACCTGCCGGAGATTGAGAacccggacgacgtggacgaggacccgcccgcgatgtTCTCGGTGATGGGTAACTACGATACCGTGTTCAAGGAGATGTCTTGGGAGTTTGAGCACGACGGTAGGACGCACGCGCTGAGGGTGTACGACATACCCAAGCGTTGGGTGAGCagggaggcgggcggcggcgggtg
- a CDS encoding predicted protein: MSHSLGIYSGAAAPTQGLRASRHVSRARAPHGLSVTAQAANSPHNHRAVSPAKPRPGSVLAQPKTVTQSDTAVNATAAGSTGALSASGSDSPARGRTSVTFSNAAVNSAGFQRTSWYGAVDNRSAVGASSLAQDGALTPGRRNLRAIRPITQRAGSSSAGAGQSSSTPAANPKIPPPAAKPTAEASPAGELRLPRESATGDVKPASPARDAAEAHGEVDPKKKSSLTRLLRTPLSGGVLNSMKDADLPSVAVAARNLMELADYADLSTIMSNMNHRRTGYPFASTVDFATDADGYPIFCLTPLAMHTRNLAYNSRASLTVKMNGWGGLANARVTIFGDVHRLPDEYQGAANEVFKAKYEARKEEVDLEDRWGDYTFYRMNNIIDVYFVGGFGTLNWVNLDEYKNAKPDKIVTPSEGSSVLDTIAELNTRYGVKLATSGAVEGSIGPNESVLSEKARVDDLWIISIDKRGVDVRVRVDGVSQVRRLQFQGCVETFNDACDAVEALIAGTTWSGGPCEDDDDK, translated from the coding sequence ATGTCACACTCGCTTGGTATCTattcgggcgcggcggcgcccacccAGGGGCTTCGAGCGTCGAGGCACGTctcacgcgctcgcgccccgcacGGTTTGTCGGTGACGGCTCAGGCCGCAAACTCGCCCCACAACCATCGGGCGGTGTCCCCGGCGAAGCCCCGCCCCGGTTCCGTGCTCGCGCAGCCGAAGACGGTGACGCAGTCCGACACGGCGGTCAatgcgaccgccgcgggttcgacCGGCGCGCTGTCCGCGTCCGGTTCGGACAGCCCCGCTCGCGGTCGCACGTCCGTCACCTTCTCCAATGCGGCCGTAAACTCCGCCGGCTTTCAAAGGACGTCGTGgtacggcgcggtggacaaccgctcggcggtgggcgctTCGTCGCTCGCTCAGGACGGGGCGCTCACCCCGGGGCGACGCAACCTACGCGCGATCCGGCCCATCACGCAACGCGCGGGTAGCTcttccgcgggcgccggccagtcgtcgtccacgccggcCGCCAACCCCAAGATCCCTCCGCCCGCCGCAAagcccaccgcggaggcgtcgccggctgGGGAGCTCAGGCTCCCGAgggagagcgcgacgggcgacgtcAAGCCCGCATccccggcgagggacgcggcggaggcgcacggcgaggtggacCCAAAGAAGAAGTCCTCGCTCACCAGGCTCCTGAGGACGCCCCTGTCGGGCGGCGTGCTCAACAGCATGAAGGATGCGGATCtgccctccgtcgccgtcgcggctaGGAACCTGATGGAGCTCGCCGATTACGCGGACCTGTCGACGATCATGTCCAACATGAACCACCGCAGGACGGGGTACCCCTTCGCATCCACGGTGGACTTcgccacggacgcggacggctaCCCCATCTTCTGCCTCACCCCGCTCGCCATGCACACGCGGAACCTCGCGTACAACAGCCGAGCGAGTTTGACGGTGAAGATGAACGGCTGGGGCGGTTTGGCCAACGCGAGGGTGACCATCTTCGGCGACGTGCACAGGCTCCCGGACGAGTaccagggcgccgcgaacgaggtgTTCAAGGCCAAGTACGAGGCCAGGAAGGAAGAGGTTGACCTGGAGGACCGTTGGGGAGACTACACCTTCTACCGCATGAACAACATCATCGACGTGTACTTTGTGGGCGGCTTTGGCACGCTGAACTGGGTGAACCTTGACGAGTACAAGAACGCCAAGCCGGACAAGATCGTCACGCCGTCGGAGGGGTCGTCCGTGCTGGACACtatcgccgagctcaacaCCAGGTACGGCGTCAAGCTGGCGACGTCCGGAGCGGTCGAGGGCAGCATCGGTCCCAACGAATCCGTCCTGAGCGAAAAGGCGCGAGTGGATGACCTGTGGATAATCTCCATCGAcaagcgcggcgtcgacgtcagggtgcgcgtggacggcgtcAGCCAGGTCAGGAGGCTCCAGTTCCAGGGGTGCGTGGAGACGTTcaacgacgcgtgcgacgccgtcgaggctcTCATCGCGGGCACCACCTGGTCAGGCGGGCCgtgcgaggacgacgacgacaagtgA
- a CDS encoding predicted protein, with protein sequence MCIVNATKAYKPPAARTATAFAQLPAPTFAVVAPPKRFDATASDARWTGNALLGSTGAATKRVLAVDGGALHVISDDGLQTRHIEDGLIVALASSTVAVDDVVAAYDKAAKSGDANDTRTRVNALRKALGDLHADKGSFAVCAFDAKMGRVLAARSKNSAPLSYGFTADGTLVACAGLTAQAMGLDGLLDLTPLPSGRFIFGHRYVKPIEFTQFWSTAQGNRAAAPARKARRSVEVAIPECGVPTQKWGTTGSEGDVNADWHEHPTLHHTKSAYVPPALRRAREAAAKAAAEKAEKDVLHAEEKKEARPISPRSQKVEMDAQIAEAIASQDRLVADLESALVTAVRRASIDTRRASVEVARKNLAKKSLKSATLSAASWERALATSRAARTSVDCARSSMDVSRISSFFSSAPVARV encoded by the exons ATGTGCATCGTTAACGCCACCAAGGCGTACaagcctcccgccgcgcgcaccgccacGGCTTTCGCGCAgctccccgcgcccaccTTCGCGGTCGTGGCGCCACCCAAGCGTTTCGACGCCACCGCTTCCGATGCCAG GTGGACCGGtaacgcgctcctcggctcCACCGGTGCCGCCACCaagcgcgtcctcgccgtcgacggcggtgccCTTCACGTCatctccgacgacggcctcCAGACGAGGCACATCGAGGACGGActcatcgtcgcgctcgcctcaTCCACCGTCGcagtcgacgacgtcgtcgccgcgtacgacaaggcggccaagtccggcgacgccaacgacACCCGAACTCGCGTGAACGCCCTCCGCAAGGCTCTCGGCGACCTCCACGCCGACAAGGGATCCTTCGCCGTctgcgcgttcgacgccaagatgggccgcgtcctcgcggcgagatccAAAAACTCAGCGCCCCTCTCCTACGggttcaccgccgacggAACGTTGGTGGCGTGCGCGGGTCTCACCGCCCAGGCCATGGGCCTCGACGGCTTGCTCGACCTCACCCCGCTCCCGTCCGGCCGGTTCATATTCGGCCACCGGTACGTCAAGCCCATCGAGTTCACCCAGTTTTGGTCCACCGCGCAGGggaaccgcgccgccgcgcccgccaggaaggcgaggcgctcggtcGAGGTTGCCATCCCCGAGTGCGGCGTCCCTACCCAGAAGTGGGGCACCACCGGcagcgagggcgacgtcaacgccgaTTGGCACGAGCACCCCACCCTCCACCACACAAAGTCGGCGTACGTCCCccccgcgcttcgccgcgcgcgcgaagccgcggcgaaagccgccgccgaaaaggcggagaaggatgTCCTTcacgcggaggagaagaaagAGGCGCGGCCCATCTCGCCGAGGTCCCAAAAGGTGGAGATGGACGCCCagatcgcggaggcgatcgcgtcgcaggaccgactcgtcgccgacctcgagtccgcgctcgtcaccgccgtgcgacgcgcctccatcgacacgcgccgcgcctccgtcgagGTTGCGCGCAAGAATTTGGCGAAAAAGTCGCTCAAGTCGGCgacgctctccgcggcgtcctgggagcgcgccctcgccacctccAGGGCGGCGAGAACCTCCGTGGATTGCGCCAGGTCCTCCATGGACGTGTCCCGcatctcctccttcttctcctccgcgcccgtcgcgagggtcTGA
- a CDS encoding predicted protein — protein sequence MASSAAGVEFRAVASAVYRRLLRQAALLPRQRVRGIVREEVRREFAAPPSECQATRARAMARSMLALTWLRRASADPRSTEGELLWTLVGQYDSLNRRRKMEDRHPQRRKRRLEKLGGAERAVVEEVYGPLVDVIGGTVAANFSSESLARAFEEKGGPSMVNFKMSRGPNSLMGVAAAPEEKEGSYVSTRVLGSRHHKSAEAHPLRVHCSEKLARDTGASLPRGVAWLHPTHPLVSDKGYAHIILEGGADCVLRASVSPAVPSPDAIALADEDRYNCHVAEDQTANFVRFAPPADEMHDLVDVEIEARVMRPADVAERDIATSSSDEDDDGDEPDGGRFGRIFAEVDGATLLPALRKRLADRWVCVGEVLTLSYPRDGDDLAFLGATSLRMRMARCDTIDAADAAVALGYHCYRGRVVPDTRVYVHAVDDPGAEDGGVCVTVGGGLRLVNSNARGGEAAAAAAAARELVAVNTSDGETFPVHRRLLRPCIALTRAIREAGADGPAVSSGKRREWEASRGITSTQGITSTQGGDSRGRAECDAEVDCATFDRVLVWLEAEALGRSPPEHDIRIVEELAEAADALGLASLAEYCADRLGKHESRRRVRSWREVVEHNERGGCWIVIDGMILDVKRWLPEHPGGDRIIPAQSMNVECARHFELYHSSRESFLYLKHFYVGEVRAEDRSSVPTLPGPPASDDFLQQLREFTDDFRISNEVAQESENVHVHLGAR from the exons atggcgtcctccgccgcgggcgtcgagttCCGtgcggtcgcgtccgccgtgtATCGCCGCCTGCTGCGCCAGGCCGCTTTATTGCCGCGCCAGCGGGTGAGGGGCATCGTTCGCGAGGAGGTGAGGCGCGAGTTCGCAGCCCCGCCCAGCGAGTGtcaggcgacgcgcgcgcgggcgatggcgaggTCGATGCTGGCGCTGACCTGgctgcggcgcgcgtccgcggacccGCGCAGCACGGAGGGTGAGCTGCTGTGGACGCTGGTGGGTCAGTACGACAGCTTGAACCGCCGACGGAAGATGGAGGACCGGCACCCGCAGAGGAGGAAGCGACGGTTGGAGAAGCTCGGCGGGGCGGAGCGTGCGGTGGTGGAGGAGGTGTACGGGCCCCTCGTGGACGTCATCGGG GGTACTGTAGCAGCGAACTTTTCATCCGAGTCACTCGCCCGGGCGTTCGAGGAGAAGGGCGGGCCATCCATGGTGAACTTCAAGATGTCCCGCGGGCCCAACTCGCTCatgggcgtcgcggccgcgcccgaggagaaggagggcTCGTACGTCAGCACCAGGGTGCTGGGCTCGAGGCACCACAAGAGCGCGGAGGCTCACCCGCTGCGGGTCCACTGCTCCGAGAAGCTGGCGCGGGACACCGGCGCCTcgctcccccgcggcgtcgcgtggcTCCACCCGACACATCCTCTCGTCTCGGACAAGGGGTACGCGCACATTATCctcgaaggcggcgcggactgcgtgctccgcgcgtcggTATCCCCCGCGGTTCCGTCGCCCGACGCCATCgctctcgccgacgaggacagGTACAACtgccacgtcgccgaggatcaGACCGCCAACTTCGtgcggttcgcgccgccggcggacgAGATGCACGAtctcgtggacgtggagaTCGAGGCTCGCGTGATGCGaccggcggacgtcgccgagagggacatcgcgacgtcctcttccgatgaggacgacgacggggacgagccGGACGGAGGGCGCTTCGGACGAATCTTCGCGGAGGTtgacggcgcgacgctcctCCCGGCGCTTCGTAAGAGGCTCGCGGACAGGTGGGTCtgcgtcggcgaggtgctGACGCTGTCCTaccctcgcgacggggacgatctCGCGTTCctgggcgcgacgtcgctcaGGATGCGGATGGCGAGGTGCGACACGattgacgccgccgacgccgccgttgcgCTGGGGTACCACTGCTACCggggccgcgtcgtcccggaCACCCGCGTGTACGTtcacgcggtggacgacccaggcgcggaggacggggGCGTCTGCGTCACCGTCGGGGGAGGTCTGCGTTTGGTGAACAGcaacgcgaggggcggggaggccgccgccgccgccgctgccgcgaGGGAGCTGGTCGCGGTCAACACGAGCGACGGGGAGACGTTCCCGGTGCACAGGCGTTTGCTCCGGCCGTGCATCGCGTTGACTCGGGCGATacgcgaggcgggcgcggacggacccgcggtgagctccgGGAAGCGTAGGGAGTGGGAGGCATCGCGGGGTATCACATCTACGCAGGGTATCACATCTACGCAGGGCGGGGAcagccgcgggcgggccgagtgcgacgcggaggttgaCTGCGCGACGTTCGACAGGGTCCTCGTCTGGCTCGAGGCCGAAGCGCTCGGCAGGTCCCCGCCCGAGCACGACATAAGGAtcgtggaggagctcgccgaggctgcggacgCGTTGGGGCTGGCGTCGCTCGCTGAGTACTGCGCCGATCGGCTGGGAAAGCACgagagccggcggcgggtcagGTCGTGGCGCGAGGTCGTGGAGCAcaacgagcgcggcgggtgctGGATCGTGATCGACGGCATGATCCTCGACGTCAAGCGGTGGCTCCCCGAGCACCCGGGCGGGGACCGCATCATACCCGCGCAGTCGATGAACGTGGAGTGCGCCAGGCACTTTGAGCTGTATCACTCCAGCAGGGAGTCCTTCCTGTACCTGAAGCACTTCTACGTGGGCGAGGTCAGGGCGGAGGACCGGTCGTCCGTGCCGACGCTGCCTGGACCGCCCGCCTCGGACGATTTCCTGCAGCAGCTCCGCGAGTTCACCGATGACTTCAGGATAAGCAACGAGGTCGCCCAGGAGAGTGAGAATGTTCACGTGCACCTGGGTGCGAggtga
- a CDS encoding predicted protein codes for MGAGADGGRTRGERAGNTRRVARGGEASTRDTASRGRRERDASNRIVARESRSEATARRNATRNRKEAEIVAARDAKIVSVNPFFLEKELLPKQTWPDGTPNIRAQLTSLWVLGQPHSALGVPPPPEPPRFGSLSSPTPPCCGCGPPVSCLRCFGGGGVDETEPGTPMARRGKTTHDLRGFDDVFGVDQSPDDSTSHREPRGKKKGKGATGTHGSDDGDWDSEVQCAACAPFGGGGGRRHRRRRRKGGGDDDEDDGEIDGARWRRRRKGGACGALTCADDWSSSDGEGSLSGGRKKSRRRRRGKGEKDDWDDDDDFGFGGCFAFVFGISKEERRRRERRRMRDARIKERRERLRTGDKADGGSDAGVGVSDDDRDDGYNSGYNSGYNSAFDPYAGKDLDRGRDFPDWHLARAPLKGVGFVSNRERVYATWKPRRPIDVSFTRPSVLLMSQMAFVYSQPMWRSLAAFQRVDPALCAEPEMPHVTGERSDVYERLREEARVYRVSHRTRHASAPWSEDMLGAFLGCAFATAAWSCALRDPRNKRRRRRRKIETFLFFGVLRGWHDAARAHQAKVESRRVNLELMAFLAKQHRQKRWEASLNETWDDVKTADGVEGSTARAAAASTGKTATAASNDEANDGGRGESASFVRRIVKIGTDAMDAARNALGAGTDDATTKERDGDEGDKGEIKGERAADDDVDATDGAVGEGAAGSKGPAVKLLDDDGAGPIAWSVTASIEQEGGGGNDDGRSGGMFDFIGAEWSAQSNPDNTTDATSLYDETVARALRGAVRRHRNKLKGRRAFWPAIEELSLNDGVYAKAKPAAAPDETEDDRDTPIGPVRITRISPHPTTTA; via the coding sequence ATGGGGGCCGGCGCTGACGGCGGAAGgactcgcggcgagcgcgcgggtaatacgcgtcgcgtcgcgcgcggcggcgaagcatCGACTCGCGAtacggcgtcgaggggcCGCAGAGAGAGAGATGCGTCGAACCGCATTGTTGCCAGGGAGAGCAGGTCCgaagcgacggcgaggaggaacgcgacgaggaacAGGAAGGAGGCCGAGATCGTggccgcgcgggacgccaAGATCGTGAGCGTCAACCCGTTCTTcctcgagaaggagctcCTGCCCAAGCAGACGTGGCCCGACGGCACGCCCAACATACGGGCGCAGCTCACTTCGCTTTGGGTGCTCGGCCAGCCCCActccgcgctcggcgtgcccccgccccccgaaCCCCCGAGGTTCGGGTCGTTGAGCTCCCCAACACCGCCGTGCTGCGGATGCGGCCCGCCGGTGAGCTGTCTCAGGTGCTTCGGCGGGGGAGGGGTGGACGAGACCGAGCCCGGGACTCCAATGGCTCGACGTGGAAAGACGACGCACGACctccgcgggttcgacgacgtcttcggcGTCGACCAGTCACCGGACGACtcgaccagtcaccgcgAGCCCCGGGGGAAGAAAAAAGGCAAAGGCGCGACGGGTACGCACGGGTCGGACGATGGCGACTGGGACTCGGAGGTTCagtgcgccgcgtgcgcacccttcggcggcggcggcggaaggcgtcaccggaggaggaggagaaagggcggcggcgacgacgacgaggacgacggggagatcgacggcgctcgttggcggaggcgacggaagGGAGGGGCGTGCGGTGCGTTGACATGCGCCGATGACTGGTCGAGCTCCGACGGGGAAGGGTCTTTGTCGGGGGGTCGGAAAAAGTCGCGTCGGAGGAGACGCGGTAAAGGCGAAAAAGACGactgggacgacgacgacgactttgGTTTCGGTGGGTGCTTCGCTTTCGTGTTTGGAATCTCCAAGGAGgaacggaggaggagggagcGACGTCGAatgcgcgacgcgaggataAAGGAACGAAGAGAACGGCTGAGAACGGGCGATAAGGCTGAcggcgggagcgacgcgggcgtgggcgtgtcggacgacgatcgcgacgatgggTACAACTCCGGGTACAACTCCGGGTACAACTCCGCGTTCGACCCCTACGCCGGGAAGGATCTCGACCGGGGGAGGGACTTTCCAGACTGGcacctcgctcgcgcgccgctcaAGGGCGTGGGGTTCGTCTCCAACCGCGAGAGGGTCTACGCCACGTGGAAGCCCCGACGGCCCATCGACGTATCCTTCACGCGACCCTCCGTGCTGCTCATGTCCCAGATGGCTTTTGTCTATTCCCAGCCGATGTGgcggtccctcgcggcgtttcAACGCGTGGACCCGGCGCTTTGTGCCGAGCCCGAGATGCCtcacgtcaccggcgagcgATCGGACGTGTACGAGCGGCTGCgagaggaggcgcgggtgtATCGCGTCTCTCACCGAACCCGacacgcgtccgcgccgtggtcCGAGGATATGCTCGGAGCGTTCCTCGGCTGCGCGTTCGCGACAGCCGCGTGGAGCTGCGCTCTTCGTGACCCTCGAAACAAACGCAGGCGACGAAGACGTAAGATCGAGACGTTCCTCTTCTTCGGCGTGCTGCGGGGATGGCacgacgcggctcgcgcgcaccAGGCCAAGGTGGAGAGCCGAAGGGTCAACCTCGAGCTCATGGCCTTTTTGGCTAAGCAGCACAGGCAGAAGCGGTGGGAGGCGAGCCTGAACGAGACTTGGGACGACGTCAagaccgccgacggcgtcgaaggcTCCACGGCaagagccgccgccgcgagtaCCGGTAAGACCGCGACGGCAGCTTCGAACGACGAGGCGAATGACGGCGGACGGGGTGAGAGCGCGAGTTTCGTGCGACGCATCGTCAAAATcgggacggacgcgatggacgccgccaggaacgcgctcggcgccggcacagacgacgcgacgacgaaagAAAGAGACGGCGATGAAGGCGATAAAGGCGAAATCAagggcgaacgcgccgcggacgacgacgtcgatgcgacggacggtgccgtcggcgagggcgccgcgggctcaAAGGGTCCCGCGGTgaagctcctcgacgacgacggcgccgggccgATCGCGTGGAGCGTAACCGCGTCCATCGAGCAGGAGGGTGGCGGAGGAAACGACGACGGTCGATCCGGGGGTATGTTCGACTTTATCGGCGCGGAGTGGTCCGCGCAGAGCAACCCCGACAACACGACGGATGCGACGTCTCTGTACGACGAGACGGTGGCTCGCGCTCTGCGAGGAGCCGTGCGCAGGCACAGGAACAAGCTCAAGGGCCGACGCGCGTTCTGGCCCGCGATCGAGGAGCTATCGCTGAACGACGGCGTTTACGCGAAGGccaagccggcggcggcgcccgacgagACGGAAGACGATCGCGACACTCCCATCGGCCCGGTGCGAATCACGAGGATCTCGCCTCACCCGACGACCACGGCGTGA